The following proteins come from a genomic window of Pseudomonas sp. J452:
- a CDS encoding DUF4157 domain-containing protein gives MSQAQRQRLESEADLMAERFTRSGFAGGGPRPTASAAPQQAVLKKDDEESPAPAQGAAQGNKGDGSVTETAESNLGEPGTAADEVLTKRADARVEPVSHAPSSMGGGSAMPSAERRPFENFFGRDFSAVRIHNDSQAHQYTRQINALAATRSNHIYLSERVASSRPRGLLAHELTHVVQQGRAPLVAARAGVTANTARLQDAPPNISPAPIGWQLYQATICSGRDNEHPSTQPLDFPETYISKINVSLTNQKVTLDWTGPSVAEAERNVLAATGDGIINCSTGAGVTGQASCNDTEHSKSSGSCCTPKGTFTLGAQSCVTPRLGLQNFSGFQRDGVGFHYYSSVPSHPASHGCVRLHRGASKIIFDSARSNVTTVEVSGSYTGAYARHSSCD, from the coding sequence TTGAGTCAGGCGCAACGCCAGCGCCTGGAGAGCGAGGCCGATCTGATGGCCGAGCGCTTTACTCGCTCCGGCTTCGCGGGCGGTGGGCCGCGCCCGACAGCCAGCGCCGCCCCACAGCAGGCTGTGCTGAAGAAGGACGACGAGGAAAGTCCCGCGCCGGCGCAAGGTGCCGCGCAGGGGAACAAGGGCGACGGCTCGGTGACGGAAACCGCCGAGAGCAACCTTGGCGAGCCTGGAACCGCCGCCGACGAGGTACTGACCAAGCGTGCCGACGCCCGAGTTGAGCCTGTCAGCCATGCCCCCTCATCGATGGGCGGGGGATCTGCCATGCCCAGCGCAGAGCGTCGCCCTTTCGAAAACTTCTTCGGCCGGGACTTCTCAGCCGTGCGTATTCACAACGACAGCCAGGCCCATCAATACACCCGGCAGATCAACGCCCTGGCGGCCACCCGCAGCAACCATATCTACCTGTCCGAGCGGGTCGCCTCCAGCCGCCCCAGGGGCTTGCTCGCCCACGAGCTGACCCATGTGGTGCAGCAGGGCCGCGCACCTCTGGTGGCAGCCCGCGCAGGGGTAACCGCGAATACCGCCCGGCTACAGGATGCACCACCGAATATCTCCCCGGCCCCGATAGGCTGGCAGCTCTACCAGGCGACCATCTGCAGCGGCAGGGACAACGAGCACCCCAGCACCCAGCCGCTGGACTTTCCGGAGACCTACATCAGCAAGATCAACGTCTCGCTGACCAATCAGAAGGTCACCCTGGACTGGACCGGCCCCAGCGTCGCGGAGGCCGAGCGGAACGTACTGGCTGCTACCGGTGACGGCATCATCAACTGTTCCACCGGTGCCGGAGTGACGGGCCAGGCCAGCTGCAACGACACCGAGCACAGCAAGAGTAGCGGCAGCTGTTGTACCCCCAAAGGCACCTTCACCCTGGGCGCGCAGAGCTGCGTTACGCCACGCCTGGGGTTGCAGAACTTCAGTGGTTTCCAGCGCGACGGAGTGGGCTTCCACTACTACTCCAGCGTGCCCAGCCACCCCGCTTCCCACGGTTGCGTCAGGCTGCACCGGGGCGCCTCCAAGATCATCTTCGACAGTGCCCGCTCGAACGTCACCACGGTCGAGGTCAGCGGTAGCTACACCGGCGCTTACGCCAGACACAGCAGCTGCGATTAG
- a CDS encoding DUF4157 domain-containing protein, translated as MSSKSALSPVAATSAAAPLLQRKCAYGNPASSLAADCEQCRRPQALGMQTRLAVGATNDPLEQEADRAAAQVLGDAGKTRIQPSARPHLSRVAHGAAATSVAPASVTRTLQSAGEPLPGAARAFFEPRFGHDFAQVRVHRDNAAANSARDVAAHAYTVGRHVVFAQGRYAPDSGSGRALLAHELAHVVQQGASATGNQRVQRTGDGAGGSTASAPPQAEAEAGAVAEPAQRVPPTPTARVVALTFDDGPHAAGLGTGSNRTEKVLDTLRDKGAKAGFFIQSHAQGGDGRPIRGNTRVGRQLIRRMHAEGHAIGIHTGGTRDHESHITAQAAGRLSGELAGARDFIRDTTATETEAGVTATLVRPPFGSSDAAVRSTYASLSLTNLLWDIDGDPGGELSLVQLKTNVETGLSAMAARSWRGTTPSAPKIVMLYHDIRRNSSTHLGAVMDHITLVMRRDHNSTVSFEKP; from the coding sequence ATGAGCAGCAAGTCCGCCTTGAGCCCGGTCGCCGCCACCAGCGCTGCAGCGCCATTGCTGCAGCGCAAGTGTGCCTATGGCAACCCGGCCTCCAGCCTAGCGGCTGACTGCGAGCAGTGCCGACGTCCCCAGGCGCTGGGGATGCAAACCCGGCTGGCGGTGGGCGCCACTAATGACCCGCTGGAGCAGGAAGCCGACCGGGCCGCCGCTCAGGTGCTCGGTGACGCCGGCAAGACCCGCATTCAGCCCTCGGCGCGCCCCCATCTCAGCCGCGTTGCCCATGGCGCCGCCGCTACATCGGTGGCCCCGGCGAGCGTAACCAGAACCTTGCAGTCTGCTGGCGAGCCGCTGCCCGGCGCCGCCAGAGCCTTCTTCGAGCCCCGCTTCGGCCATGATTTCGCTCAGGTCCGGGTACACCGCGACAATGCCGCCGCCAACTCGGCACGGGATGTTGCCGCGCATGCCTATACCGTGGGGCGGCATGTCGTGTTTGCCCAGGGCCGTTACGCGCCCGACAGTGGCAGCGGGCGCGCACTGCTGGCCCATGAGTTGGCGCATGTCGTGCAACAAGGCGCATCTGCCACAGGGAACCAGCGGGTGCAGCGCACTGGCGACGGTGCGGGCGGCTCTACGGCCAGTGCGCCGCCCCAGGCAGAGGCAGAAGCGGGAGCAGTGGCAGAGCCTGCACAACGTGTTCCCCCTACGCCAACAGCCCGGGTAGTCGCCCTGACCTTCGACGACGGCCCGCATGCGGCCGGGTTGGGCACCGGCAGCAACAGGACCGAGAAGGTCCTCGACACCCTGCGCGACAAAGGGGCCAAGGCCGGCTTTTTCATTCAGAGCCATGCGCAGGGCGGCGATGGACGGCCCATTCGGGGCAACACCAGGGTGGGCCGGCAGTTGATCCGCCGCATGCATGCCGAAGGCCACGCCATTGGCATCCACACCGGTGGCACCCGGGATCATGAGTCACATATCACCGCCCAGGCCGCCGGCCGTCTGAGCGGCGAGCTGGCCGGTGCCCGCGACTTTATCCGCGACACCACCGCCACCGAGACCGAGGCCGGCGTAACAGCCACCCTGGTCAGGCCTCCGTTTGGCAGCTCGGACGCCGCTGTACGCAGTACCTACGCCTCGCTCAGCCTGACCAACCTGCTCTGGGACATAGACGGCGACCCCGGTGGCGAGCTGTCACTGGTCCAGCTCAAGACCAACGTTGAAACCGGGCTAAGTGCCATGGCTGCACGCAGCTGGCGGGGTACCACGCCTTCGGCCCCCAAGATCGTCATGCTCTACCACGACATTCGGCGCAACTCTTCCACGCACCTGGGCGCGGTCATGGACCACATCACCCTGGTCATGCGCCGCGACCACAACTCAACGGTTTCCTTCGAGAAGCCGTAA
- a CDS encoding DUF4157 domain-containing protein, translating into MSLGRVEQLNPSPEHSGLLLQRKCSCGGQASGLTGECTECAQRLQRKLAIGPADDQYEREADRIAEQVVGGSPGNAPTVHPATATPLRRKSDDGGAGGAAVPPVVNQALRSPGEPLGNDARAFFEPRLGHDFAKVRVHTDGTAAASARAVQARAYTVGQDLVFAAGQYAPHSQEGKRLLAHELTHVTQQSQVLRRAPAAKAPADPLCETFNFASARKAVEAQAKKASKTADLLPLIRALKPIRRCATAKQQTEVKDSLSSSLSTAKADEAWAAAGTAFGGYVGFYPGYAPDVKTHLDKLGTSESLKSNTFELSSEGKTHKTRAKKAGAGDVADLERTDIVYFRGHQYAQYKAPGLFANGDESKGFDLRYVEKKGGFGNVKLMISTSCATLCQEAASVFSGLFPNAVILGYRKSAPLEGAAVRADLTKRINELNRPLLLDQPVDVAAIIAIWKSVVESRHKGQTAPQPGIYQGGTVTYWDGSAWQTVTATDAKNNACRKKGDFSDQYPSP; encoded by the coding sequence ATGAGCCTGGGGCGAGTCGAACAGCTGAACCCGTCGCCCGAGCACTCAGGGCTATTGCTGCAACGCAAATGCAGCTGCGGTGGCCAGGCCTCAGGGCTTACCGGTGAATGCACGGAATGCGCGCAGCGCCTGCAGCGCAAGCTGGCCATCGGCCCCGCAGACGATCAGTACGAACGTGAGGCTGATCGAATTGCCGAGCAAGTCGTGGGCGGATCACCCGGCAATGCTCCCACCGTGCACCCGGCCACAGCCACACCGCTGCGGCGCAAGTCAGACGATGGCGGCGCCGGCGGCGCAGCTGTACCGCCAGTAGTTAATCAGGCGCTGCGCTCACCTGGGGAACCACTGGGCAACGACGCGCGCGCGTTCTTCGAACCGCGCCTCGGCCACGACTTTGCCAAGGTGCGCGTGCATACCGACGGGACTGCGGCAGCGTCGGCCAGAGCGGTCCAGGCCCGCGCCTACACGGTCGGCCAGGACCTGGTGTTCGCGGCCGGTCAGTACGCCCCCCATAGCCAGGAGGGCAAGCGCCTGCTGGCCCATGAGCTAACTCACGTCACGCAACAGAGCCAGGTCCTACGCAGGGCGCCGGCTGCCAAAGCGCCTGCCGACCCGCTGTGCGAAACCTTCAATTTCGCTAGCGCGCGCAAGGCAGTCGAGGCGCAGGCCAAGAAAGCGAGTAAAACCGCTGACCTGTTGCCATTGATCCGTGCGCTCAAGCCGATCCGCCGTTGCGCCACGGCCAAGCAGCAGACCGAGGTCAAGGACAGCCTGAGCAGCAGCCTGTCCACAGCCAAGGCCGACGAAGCCTGGGCGGCAGCCGGTACCGCGTTTGGTGGCTATGTCGGCTTCTACCCGGGCTATGCCCCCGACGTCAAAACGCATCTGGACAAGCTGGGCACGAGCGAGTCGCTGAAGTCCAATACCTTCGAGTTGTCCAGTGAAGGCAAGACGCACAAGACAAGGGCCAAGAAAGCGGGCGCCGGTGACGTGGCCGATCTGGAGCGCACCGACATCGTCTATTTCCGTGGCCATCAATACGCCCAGTACAAGGCGCCAGGGCTGTTCGCCAATGGCGATGAGAGCAAAGGCTTCGACCTGCGCTATGTCGAGAAGAAAGGTGGCTTCGGCAACGTCAAGCTGATGATCAGCACCAGCTGCGCAACCTTGTGCCAGGAGGCTGCCTCTGTGTTCAGCGGCCTGTTCCCCAACGCGGTGATCCTCGGCTACCGCAAGTCGGCCCCTCTAGAAGGAGCAGCCGTGCGCGCCGACCTGACCAAGCGCATCAACGAACTCAATCGCCCCCTGCTGCTCGATCAGCCCGTCGATGTGGCGGCGATCATTGCCATCTGGAAGTCGGTCGTGGAGTCGCGCCACAAGGGGCAGACCGCCCCGCAGCCGGGCATCTACCAGGGCGGAACCGTGACCTATTGGGATGGTTCCGCCTGGCAGACCGTCACCGCAACGGATGCGAAGAACAACGCCTGCAGGAAAAAAGGAGACTTCAGTGATCAGTACCCGAGCCCTTGA
- a CDS encoding AAA family ATPase yields the protein MNAPAAMDWSSANQQLLAAEFARLRALLDGSDAQDERMRGAELRAAMSAPPAIDTLAQLFELSDFERDLLLLVAGVEMDARLGPLCAQANGQAGRPWATFGLAMSLLPSAHWDALVPSEPLRRWRLLEVDESSGLASGRVRMDERVLHYLAGLNHLDQRLQPLLSPLPPPGLMCRAHAAVSAHACSHLQRDGARPRAILLAGDDPQGQQDVAADIARRLGVALHCLRAVDIPATAHEQAALATLWQREAVLLGSALLIELRDDESKTLERFVERIGGLLIIASRAPLALDGEAFIVERPDVPEQRRLWREALGQRDDELAPTLDSLAGQYRLGARRIASIAARLGAELDLAELHRACRADAPSMSELAQRIEARADWDDLVLPEAQRRILQQIAVHTQHRLTVHHDWGFAEKSSRGLGIATLFWGDSGTGKTLAAEVLANTLGLVLYRIDLSAVVSKYIGETEKNLRRVFDSAEELGAILLFDEADALFGKRSEVKDSHDRYANIEVSYLLQRMESYRGLAILTTNHKAALDSAFARRLRFVVHFPFPDQIQREALWHGVFPAATPLEPLDYRKLANLSVPGGTIRNIALGAAFLAAEGGTAVGMRHLLRAAHIEAGKRDKPISDAETRGWV from the coding sequence ATGAACGCCCCGGCAGCCATGGACTGGTCGAGCGCCAACCAGCAGTTGCTGGCGGCCGAGTTCGCCCGTCTGCGGGCCTTGCTCGACGGCAGCGACGCGCAGGATGAGCGGATGCGCGGCGCAGAGCTGCGTGCGGCAATGAGCGCGCCGCCGGCCATCGATACCCTGGCACAGCTGTTCGAACTGAGCGACTTCGAGCGCGACCTCCTGCTGCTCGTCGCGGGCGTCGAGATGGACGCCCGCCTGGGCCCGCTCTGCGCCCAGGCCAATGGCCAGGCAGGCCGCCCCTGGGCGACGTTTGGTCTGGCCATGAGCCTGTTGCCCTCCGCCCACTGGGATGCTCTGGTTCCGTCGGAACCGCTGCGCCGTTGGCGCTTGCTGGAGGTGGACGAGAGTAGCGGGCTAGCCAGCGGACGCGTACGCATGGATGAGCGCGTGTTGCACTACCTGGCGGGTCTCAACCATCTGGATCAGCGCCTGCAACCCTTGCTGTCGCCACTGCCGCCTCCCGGATTGATGTGCCGGGCGCATGCTGCTGTCAGTGCGCACGCCTGCAGCCACTTGCAGCGTGATGGCGCCAGGCCCAGAGCCATCCTGCTGGCCGGCGATGACCCGCAGGGGCAACAGGATGTCGCCGCCGACATTGCCCGGCGTCTGGGCGTCGCGCTGCATTGTCTGCGCGCCGTGGACATTCCCGCCACGGCCCACGAGCAGGCAGCACTGGCCACGCTCTGGCAGCGCGAGGCCGTCCTGCTCGGCAGTGCTCTGCTGATCGAACTACGCGATGACGAGAGCAAAACACTGGAACGCTTCGTCGAACGTATTGGCGGACTGCTGATCATCGCGTCACGGGCGCCCCTCGCGCTGGATGGCGAGGCGTTCATCGTCGAGCGCCCCGACGTCCCCGAGCAACGCCGGCTCTGGCGCGAGGCCCTGGGTCAACGGGACGACGAACTGGCGCCGACCCTCGACAGCTTGGCCGGACAATACCGCCTCGGCGCGCGGCGCATCGCCAGCATCGCGGCGCGGCTTGGCGCAGAGCTCGACCTGGCCGAGCTGCACCGCGCCTGCCGGGCCGATGCACCGAGCATGAGCGAACTGGCTCAGCGTATAGAAGCACGGGCCGACTGGGACGATCTGGTACTGCCCGAAGCGCAGCGGCGGATCCTGCAGCAGATCGCCGTGCATACCCAGCATCGCCTCACCGTGCATCACGACTGGGGCTTTGCCGAGAAAAGCTCGCGTGGCCTGGGCATCGCCACCCTGTTCTGGGGCGACTCCGGCACCGGCAAGACCCTGGCCGCCGAGGTGCTGGCCAATACCCTGGGCCTAGTGCTCTACCGCATCGACCTGTCGGCCGTGGTCAGCAAGTACATCGGCGAAACAGAAAAGAATCTGCGCCGGGTCTTCGACAGCGCCGAAGAGCTCGGCGCCATTTTGCTATTCGATGAGGCCGATGCGCTGTTCGGCAAACGCAGCGAGGTCAAGGACAGTCACGACCGCTACGCCAACATCGAAGTCAGCTACCTGTTGCAACGGATGGAGTCCTATCGCGGCCTGGCCATCCTCACCACCAACCACAAAGCCGCGCTGGACAGCGCCTTCGCCCGGCGCCTGCGCTTCGTGGTGCACTTCCCCTTCCCCGACCAGATCCAGCGTGAGGCGCTCTGGCATGGCGTGTTTCCGGCGGCGACACCGCTGGAGCCGCTGGACTACCGCAAGCTGGCGAACCTGTCCGTACCGGGCGGCACCATCCGTAACATCGCCCTCGGCGCCGCCTTCCTCGCCGCCGAGGGCGGAACGGCGGTGGGCATGCGCCATCTGCTGCGGGCCGCGCATATCGAGGCAGGTAAACGCGACAAACCGATTTCCGATGCGGAAACACGGGGGTGGGTATGA
- a CDS encoding DUF4255 domain-containing protein codes for MSTALALAGVTAVLRDRLNDGLVNHNVAGILGSTVSVSVLPPDRVVPADGTESSQLNLFLYQAMPNASWRNQALPSHDSAGRQRLTNQPLALDLYYLISAYSGGDLHAEILLGYAMQLMHEFPIITREMIRTALTPSPDLGVVLPPALRALAECGLADQFELLRITPQTLNTEESSKLWSATQSSLRPTAAYQVSVVLIEATRPALAPLPVLTRGEVDPLSGRERGVVVSPSLIPALPTLEAILPSGAQPVARLGQSIVLRGHHLNGSDREVRIGNPRYEVSEVLAASGANLGERMELLIPVSRADDFPVGVYEANARLIRPGETLARESNRLAFTLAPDITNLPQNVARDGDGDALVSIEFTPELRAGQRATLLVGQREVPPQSFAAPTDTLDFLIEQAEVGEHLVRLRIDGVDSPIVDHATTPPTFLNLRLTIT; via the coding sequence ATGAGTACCGCCTTGGCTCTGGCCGGCGTCACCGCCGTGCTGCGCGACCGGCTCAACGATGGCCTGGTCAACCATAATGTCGCCGGCATCCTTGGCAGCACAGTGAGCGTCAGCGTGCTGCCGCCCGACCGCGTGGTGCCGGCCGATGGCACCGAATCCAGCCAGCTCAACCTGTTCCTTTATCAGGCAATGCCCAACGCCAGCTGGCGCAATCAGGCGTTGCCCTCCCATGACTCCGCTGGCCGCCAGCGCCTGACCAACCAGCCGCTGGCCCTGGACCTGTACTACCTGATTTCCGCCTACAGCGGCGGCGATCTGCACGCCGAAATCCTGCTCGGCTATGCCATGCAGCTGATGCATGAGTTTCCGATCATCACCCGCGAGATGATCCGTACCGCCCTCACCCCCTCACCCGACCTCGGCGTGGTGTTGCCGCCAGCCCTGCGGGCGCTGGCCGAGTGTGGTCTGGCCGATCAGTTCGAGTTGCTACGTATCACGCCGCAGACGCTCAACACCGAGGAAAGCTCCAAGCTGTGGTCGGCTACCCAGTCCAGCCTACGCCCCACCGCTGCCTACCAGGTATCCGTGGTGCTGATCGAGGCCACCCGCCCTGCCCTCGCCCCCTTGCCGGTGCTGACGCGCGGAGAGGTCGACCCGCTCTCGGGGCGCGAGCGTGGCGTGGTGGTTTCGCCCAGTCTGATCCCGGCCCTGCCGACCCTGGAAGCCATCCTGCCAAGTGGAGCCCAGCCGGTGGCCCGGCTCGGGCAGAGCATCGTGCTGCGCGGCCACCACCTGAACGGCAGCGACCGTGAAGTGCGCATCGGCAACCCCCGCTATGAAGTGAGCGAAGTCCTGGCCGCCAGCGGTGCCAACCTGGGTGAGCGCATGGAACTGCTGATCCCCGTGTCGCGCGCGGATGACTTCCCGGTGGGCGTCTATGAGGCGAATGCGCGGCTGATCCGTCCCGGGGAAACGCTCGCCAGAGAGAGCAATCGCCTGGCTTTCACCCTCGCTCCGGACATCACCAATCTGCCGCAGAACGTGGCGCGTGACGGCGACGGCGATGCCCTGGTAAGCATAGAGTTCACTCCCGAATTGCGCGCCGGTCAGCGTGCCACTCTCTTGGTCGGCCAGCGCGAGGTACCGCCACAAAGCTTCGCCGCACCGACCGACACGCTGGATTTCCTGATCGAGCAAGCCGAAGTCGGCGAGCACCTGGTGCGCCTGCGCATCGATGGGGTCGACAGCCCCATCGTCGATCACGCCACCACGCCGCCGACCTTCCTCAATCTGCGGCTGACCATCACATGA
- a CDS encoding phage tail protein has protein sequence MAQFSVNAQRFDPYKNFKFRVKWDGRYVAGISKVGALKRSTELVEHREGGDPSTSRKSPGRTKFEAITLERGVTHDTEFEKWANKVWNFGAGLGAEVSLKDFRKDLIIEVYNEAGQLALAYKVFRCWVSEFQAMPDLDANANAVAIQTIKLENEGWERDYDVSEPSEPSYTEPA, from the coding sequence ATGGCTCAGTTCAGCGTCAACGCACAGCGTTTCGATCCGTACAAGAACTTCAAATTCCGGGTGAAGTGGGATGGCCGCTATGTCGCCGGCATCAGCAAGGTGGGCGCCCTCAAGCGCAGCACCGAGTTGGTCGAGCACCGCGAAGGTGGCGACCCATCCACCTCGCGCAAATCGCCCGGGCGCACCAAGTTCGAGGCCATCACCCTGGAGCGCGGTGTCACCCATGACACCGAGTTCGAAAAGTGGGCCAACAAGGTGTGGAATTTCGGTGCCGGGCTGGGTGCCGAGGTATCGCTCAAGGACTTCCGCAAGGACCTGATCATCGAGGTCTACAACGAGGCCGGTCAGCTCGCCCTCGCCTACAAGGTATTCCGTTGCTGGGTGTCGGAGTTCCAGGCGATGCCAGACCTGGACGCTAACGCCAATGCGGTGGCCATCCAGACCATCAAGCTGGAAAACGAGGGCTGGGAGCGCGACTACGACGTGAGCGAACCCAGCGAGCCCAGCTACACCGAGCCGGCCTGA
- a CDS encoding phage tail sheath C-terminal domain-containing protein, producing MPSNLSYPGVYIEEVPSGVRSITGVATSITAFIGRALRGPVNDPVRVQSFAEYSRLFGGLWQPSTLSYAVLQFFQHGGSDALIVRVANAAVSATLELPTAGGSLLLEAASPGVWGSRLQATVDHLTRDPADPLLFNLLIEELDRPGGTVTVASEVFRNLSVDPLSPRFVDTVLNEQSALVNVQASAPVDESPTDGTLTVANDDGTATAAGVLGEDGDPIGDAEITGDEDQRTGIFALDAADLFNLLCIPPLTRDADLDPATLAAAASYCQTRRAVLIIDAPAAWTASPSTAISDAEDGVNALRGTIGNDDAINAAVYYPRLRMADPLSENRLAEFAPCGAVAGIMARTDVQRGVWKAPAGLAASFSGVQGFSYTMTDRQNGVLNPVGLNCLRSFPVAGHLVWGARTLAGADLLASEWKYVPIRRLALFLEESLFRGTQWVVFEPNDEPLWAQIRLNIGAFMQDLFRQGAFQGSSPRDAYFVKCDRETTTQSDINRGVVNILVGFAPLKPAEFVVIKLQQMAGQIDV from the coding sequence ATGCCTTCCAACCTGAGTTATCCAGGCGTCTATATCGAAGAAGTGCCCAGCGGCGTGCGCAGTATTACCGGCGTCGCTACCTCGATCACGGCGTTCATCGGTCGCGCGCTACGCGGTCCGGTCAATGACCCTGTGCGAGTCCAGAGTTTCGCCGAGTATTCCAGGCTGTTTGGCGGTCTCTGGCAGCCAAGCACCCTGAGTTATGCGGTGCTGCAGTTCTTCCAGCATGGCGGCAGCGACGCCTTGATCGTTCGGGTAGCCAACGCGGCTGTTAGCGCGACGCTTGAGCTACCAACTGCGGGCGGTTCGCTGCTGCTCGAGGCCGCCAGTCCCGGCGTCTGGGGCAGCCGCCTGCAGGCCACGGTCGATCACCTGACGCGCGATCCTGCCGATCCGCTGCTGTTCAATCTGCTGATCGAAGAGCTGGACCGGCCCGGGGGCACTGTGACTGTTGCGTCTGAGGTGTTTCGCAACCTCTCGGTCGATCCGCTCAGCCCGCGCTTTGTCGACACGGTGCTCAACGAGCAGTCCGCACTGGTCAACGTACAGGCCTCGGCACCGGTTGACGAAAGCCCCACCGACGGCACGCTGACCGTAGCCAATGACGACGGCACAGCCACGGCGGCAGGCGTCCTCGGTGAGGATGGCGACCCCATCGGAGACGCCGAAATCACTGGCGACGAAGACCAGCGCACTGGCATCTTCGCGCTGGATGCGGCCGACCTGTTCAACCTGTTGTGCATTCCTCCCCTCACCCGTGACGCCGACCTCGATCCTGCCACTTTGGCGGCGGCGGCGAGCTACTGCCAAACGCGCCGCGCGGTACTGATCATCGACGCCCCTGCGGCCTGGACCGCAAGCCCGAGTACGGCCATCAGCGACGCCGAGGACGGGGTGAACGCGCTGCGCGGCACGATCGGCAACGATGATGCGATCAACGCGGCGGTGTACTACCCGCGTCTGCGCATGGCCGATCCGCTGTCCGAGAATCGCCTGGCCGAGTTCGCTCCCTGCGGTGCGGTGGCCGGGATCATGGCGCGTACCGATGTGCAGCGCGGCGTATGGAAAGCCCCAGCCGGCCTGGCGGCCTCGTTTTCCGGGGTGCAGGGCTTCAGCTACACCATGACCGACCGGCAGAACGGTGTGCTCAACCCGGTGGGCCTCAACTGCCTGCGCAGTTTCCCCGTGGCCGGTCATCTGGTCTGGGGCGCGCGCACGTTGGCGGGTGCGGACCTGTTGGCTTCCGAGTGGAAGTACGTGCCGATCCGCCGCCTGGCGTTGTTTCTCGAGGAAAGTCTGTTCCGCGGTACCCAGTGGGTGGTGTTCGAGCCCAATGACGAGCCGCTGTGGGCGCAGATTCGCCTGAACATCGGCGCCTTCATGCAGGACCTGTTCCGCCAGGGCGCATTCCAGGGTTCCAGTCCGCGCGACGCCTACTTCGTCAAATGCGACCGCGAAACCACCACGCAGAGCGATATCAATCGAGGTGTGGTGAACATTCTCGTTGGCTTCGCCCCGCTCAAACCCGCCGAGTTCGTGGTCATCAAGCTGCAGCAGATGGCCGGCCAGATCGACGTCTAG
- a CDS encoding sterol desaturase family protein, whose translation MMSNYFRFMIRWFSYPVIFGGTAGWMIWQLYEGLPYWPSTALIAVVGILPVVMLERLQPFRKSWLADHHDTLTDLLHLIVNLSVIQFTAAVLARLGDWVPDAARTFPTDLPLWCQLLIVAMVLDLSLYAMHRFSHLVPWLWRLHEPHHSAERLYWMNGERRHPLHAAIMAGPGLLVLFAMGTPSALVATWFGILTVHLAFQHSNLDYSLGWMRNVIGVAETHRWHHKREFEDAQVNFGEFLLLWDHLFRTFYGGTDKLGDAQVGLQERDYPTGYRAQLVAPFKRISQARRIRKNHSAS comes from the coding sequence ATGATGAGCAATTACTTCAGGTTCATGATCCGCTGGTTCAGCTATCCCGTCATCTTTGGAGGTACGGCTGGCTGGATGATTTGGCAGCTTTACGAGGGCTTGCCATATTGGCCCAGCACAGCCCTGATAGCCGTAGTCGGTATTCTTCCGGTCGTCATGTTGGAGCGTCTGCAGCCATTCCGGAAAAGCTGGCTTGCCGACCACCACGATACACTGACCGATCTGCTTCACCTGATCGTGAATCTATCTGTCATCCAGTTCACCGCTGCGGTTCTGGCTCGGCTGGGCGATTGGGTGCCTGACGCTGCGCGTACCTTCCCAACGGATCTGCCGCTGTGGTGCCAGCTACTCATCGTAGCCATGGTTTTGGATCTCAGTCTCTATGCCATGCACCGATTCAGCCATTTGGTACCGTGGCTATGGCGCTTACACGAGCCCCATCACAGTGCAGAACGTCTCTATTGGATGAATGGCGAGCGTCGACATCCACTACACGCAGCAATTATGGCAGGCCCTGGGCTCTTGGTGCTCTTCGCGATGGGAACGCCTTCAGCACTCGTCGCAACCTGGTTTGGCATCCTGACAGTGCATCTCGCATTTCAGCACTCCAACCTGGACTACTCGCTAGGCTGGATGCGCAATGTGATTGGCGTCGCTGAGACACACCGCTGGCACCACAAGCGGGAGTTCGAAGATGCTCAAGTTAACTTCGGCGAGTTCCTGCTTCTGTGGGATCACCTGTTCAGAACATTCTATGGCGGGACAGACAAGCTCGGCGATGCACAGGTAGGACTGCAAGAGCGTGACTACCCGACAGGGTATCGGGCTCAACTGGTAGCTCCGTTTAAGCGGATTTCTCAAGCTCGTAGGATTCGCAAAAACCACTCGGCGAGCTAG